A single window of Achromobacter xylosoxidans DNA harbors:
- a CDS encoding 4-hydroxy-tetrahydrodipicolinate synthase family protein, whose product MDTSVQATFPGIWLPMVTPMRGGYVDCEAAQALARYYRNAGIAGLVLFGSTGEGNLLSIPEKIEMIEAIRRDPHALPLVFGAGGVDTRGVAAAIRRLDKYAPAGYLVPPPYYLGPSQQGILWHYRQIAWATERPIILYNIPKRAGVSMTVETMESLALLPNLRAVKECNPAALMALNARGHLEALCGEDLALPDHFLAGGRGAIPAAAHLFPDRFVEVMQLARDGHAEAARELFEPLRGLARLLFAEPNPAPIKRALALQGLIADELRLPMTSASRELTPRLQRAMSVVQGSPSRLQTA is encoded by the coding sequence ATGGATACCTCGGTCCAAGCCACGTTCCCCGGCATCTGGCTGCCGATGGTCACGCCGATGCGCGGCGGGTACGTCGATTGCGAGGCCGCCCAGGCCCTGGCGCGCTACTACCGCAATGCCGGCATTGCCGGCCTGGTGCTGTTCGGCTCCACCGGCGAAGGCAACCTGCTGTCCATCCCCGAGAAGATCGAGATGATCGAGGCCATCCGCCGCGATCCGCACGCGCTGCCGCTGGTGTTCGGCGCCGGCGGCGTCGACACGCGCGGCGTGGCCGCCGCCATCCGCCGCCTGGACAAGTACGCCCCCGCCGGCTACCTGGTGCCGCCGCCCTACTACCTCGGCCCGTCGCAGCAGGGCATCCTGTGGCACTACCGGCAGATCGCCTGGGCCACCGAACGCCCCATCATCCTCTACAACATTCCCAAGCGCGCCGGCGTCTCCATGACCGTCGAGACCATGGAATCGCTGGCGCTGCTGCCCAATCTGCGCGCGGTCAAGGAATGCAATCCGGCCGCGCTGATGGCGTTGAACGCGCGCGGCCATCTCGAGGCGCTGTGCGGCGAAGACCTGGCGCTGCCCGACCATTTTCTGGCCGGCGGACGCGGCGCCATCCCCGCCGCCGCCCATCTGTTCCCCGACCGCTTCGTCGAGGTCATGCAGCTGGCGCGCGACGGCCACGCCGAGGCCGCGCGCGAGCTGTTCGAGCCGCTGCGCGGCCTGGCCCGCCTGCTGTTCGCCGAACCCAACCCGGCGCCGATCAAACGGGCTTTGGCGCTGCAGGGCCTGATCGCCGACGAACTGCGCCTGCCCATGACCAGCGCCAGCCGCGAACTGACGCCACGCCTGCAACGCGCGATGAGCGTGGTGCAGGGGTCGCCTAGTAGGCTGCAGACAGCTTGA
- a CDS encoding TorF family putative porin: MSRNTLAALALVALAAPAHAADSATADAPEYTLTANVTLASQYRYRGLMQTNNKPAIQGGFDFTHASGLYLGNWNSSVSWLNDGNSDVSAPVEMDFYGGYKGNLAADVPFDLGVLQYYYPGDYPSGYTSPDTTELYAGVGYGPVMFKYSVAMTNLFGFADSKYSQYFDLSGNFDTGFWGLTVNAHVGRQTVRNLTDGAYTDWKLGLTKDFGQGLAISVAYIDTNADRAVYTNSRGRYMGRATGLLSLTKTF, from the coding sequence ATGTCCCGCAACACCCTGGCCGCGCTTGCGCTGGTGGCCCTGGCCGCCCCTGCGCATGCCGCCGACAGCGCCACCGCCGACGCCCCCGAGTACACGCTGACCGCCAACGTCACCCTGGCCAGCCAGTACCGCTACCGCGGCCTGATGCAGACCAACAACAAGCCCGCCATCCAGGGCGGCTTCGATTTCACCCATGCCAGCGGCCTGTACCTGGGCAACTGGAACTCCAGCGTCAGCTGGCTCAATGACGGCAACAGCGATGTGTCGGCGCCAGTGGAAATGGACTTCTACGGCGGCTACAAGGGCAACCTGGCGGCGGACGTGCCGTTCGACCTGGGCGTGCTGCAGTATTACTACCCGGGCGACTACCCCTCCGGCTACACCAGCCCAGACACCACCGAACTGTACGCCGGCGTGGGTTACGGCCCGGTCATGTTCAAGTATTCCGTCGCCATGACCAACCTGTTCGGCTTCGCCGACAGCAAGTACAGCCAGTACTTCGACCTGAGCGGCAACTTCGACACCGGTTTCTGGGGCCTGACCGTCAACGCCCACGTCGGCCGCCAGACGGTCCGCAACCTCACCGACGGCGCCTACACCGACTGGAAGCTGGGCCTGACCAAGGACTTCGGCCAGGGCCTGGCCATCTCGGTCGCCTATATCGACACCAATGCCGACCGCGCGGTCTACACCAATAGCCGCGGCCGCTACATGGGCCGCGCCACCGGCCTGCTGTCGCTGACCAAGACGTTCTGA
- the kdpE gene encoding two-component system response regulator KdpE, whose amino-acid sequence MFDFQPTILIIEDDANIRRFVRQALESEGCAVYEADTVKRGLIEAGTRQPDAVVLDLGLPDEDGMTLIRELRGWTEVPVLVLSARTAEADKVAALDAGADDYLTKPFGVSELLARLRVLLRRHARGGAGSAAEISFGDVRVDFARRVVERGGQHVHLTAMEYRLLAALLAHRGKVMTHRELLREVWGPSHVESNHYLRIYMGHLRQKLEADPAQPVYLLTEIGVGYRFAG is encoded by the coding sequence ATGTTCGACTTTCAGCCCACCATCCTCATCATCGAGGACGACGCCAATATCCGCCGCTTCGTGCGCCAGGCCCTCGAGAGCGAAGGCTGTGCCGTGTACGAAGCCGACACCGTCAAGCGCGGCCTGATCGAGGCCGGCACGCGCCAGCCCGACGCCGTGGTGCTGGACCTGGGCCTGCCGGATGAAGACGGCATGACCCTTATCCGCGAACTGCGCGGCTGGACCGAAGTGCCGGTGCTGGTGCTGTCGGCGCGCACCGCCGAGGCCGACAAGGTGGCGGCGCTGGACGCCGGCGCCGACGACTACCTCACCAAGCCATTCGGCGTCAGCGAACTGCTGGCGCGGCTGCGCGTGCTGCTGCGGCGCCATGCCCGCGGCGGCGCCGGCAGCGCCGCCGAGATCAGCTTCGGCGACGTGCGCGTCGACTTCGCCAGGCGCGTGGTCGAGCGCGGCGGCCAGCACGTGCACCTGACCGCGATGGAATACCGCCTGCTGGCCGCGCTGCTGGCCCATCGCGGCAAGGTCATGACCCACCGCGAACTGCTGCGCGAGGTCTGGGGGCCTTCGCACGTGGAAAGCAATCACTACCTGCGCATCTACATGGGCCACCTGCGGCAGAAACTCGAAGCGGATCCGGCCCAGCCGGTCTATCTGCTGACCGAAATCGGCGTGGGCTACCGCTTCGCCGGCTAG
- a CDS encoding sensor histidine kinase, whose product MADNAGERPDPDALLKDLDDAARQAVRGKLRVYFGSSAGVGKTYAMLVAARAQAAQGARVLAGIVETHGRRETAALLEGVATLPLKDVVYRGHTLKEFDLDGALDAHPDLVLVDELAHSNAPGSRHAKRWQDIQELLAAGIDVWTTLNVQHLDSLNEAVGSITGVRVWETVPDEVFDAADEVILVDLSADELLRRLKEGKVYLPEQARHATRNFFRKGNLIALRELALRRTADHVDDDVQAYRRDRAIEPVWRTREAVVACIGSDADADYVIRSAHRLSQQLECDLHVVTIDAPRAAPPPQAEQERLQRSLALADSLGARCETLAGGDMVDAVVRYVRRHNITKAIIGRTRASGLQRLRLSLSALLTAAISPGWLWRRHSFADMLAAGCPEIDIIRLGAPPLPASSAPGRDPLTLGRRGRQAADERGPLALAGYAWALCYCAVATALSALAFPALHQTNIVMLFLLAVVAVALRHGRGPAALASIVSVGLFDFFFVQPLASFAVSDVQYLLTFGVLLAVGLLIGQLTAGLRLQAQASVKREADARSLYEFARELSSALLPEQIVASAGAFVHATFGSRCALYILGLDDRLKLASPAAADMPPLESALAQWVYDHGQPAGAGTATLSNSDLLYLPLKAPMRTRGVLALAAPRRSLFSQPDSRRQIEAYATLIAIALERLHYVEVAQQALVSMESEKLRNSLLAAVSHDLRTPLTSLVGMTDTLMRRQDALPADIQDTIRAMRDQAQRMHALVANLLDMARLQSRDTPLRLEWQSIEELVGASLAAMREPLASHRISVDSLSGLPLVECDGVLIERVLCNLLENAAKYTPAGSAIRLHATAQDGELRVAVCDNGPGVAPGAERRIFEKFTRGERESATPGVGLGLAVCEAIVSAHHGRIWVEHAPGQSSGAQFVFTLPLGTPPPIQPEIA is encoded by the coding sequence ATGGCTGACAATGCTGGCGAGCGTCCCGATCCGGACGCGCTCTTGAAAGACCTCGACGATGCCGCGCGCCAGGCGGTGCGCGGCAAGTTGCGGGTCTACTTCGGCTCGTCCGCCGGCGTCGGCAAGACCTACGCCATGCTGGTGGCCGCGCGCGCGCAGGCGGCGCAAGGCGCCCGTGTACTGGCCGGCATCGTCGAAACGCACGGCCGGCGCGAAACCGCCGCCCTGCTCGAGGGCGTGGCGACCCTGCCGCTCAAGGACGTCGTCTACCGCGGCCACACGCTCAAGGAATTCGACCTGGACGGCGCGCTCGATGCCCATCCCGACCTGGTGCTGGTCGACGAGCTGGCCCATTCCAACGCGCCCGGCTCGCGCCACGCCAAGCGCTGGCAGGACATCCAGGAACTGCTGGCGGCCGGCATCGACGTCTGGACCACGCTCAACGTGCAGCACCTGGACAGCCTCAACGAGGCCGTCGGCAGCATCACCGGCGTGCGGGTCTGGGAGACCGTGCCCGACGAGGTCTTCGATGCCGCCGACGAAGTCATCCTGGTCGATCTTTCCGCCGACGAACTGCTGCGCCGCCTGAAGGAAGGCAAGGTCTACCTGCCCGAGCAGGCGCGCCACGCCACCCGCAATTTCTTCCGCAAGGGCAACCTGATCGCGCTGCGCGAACTGGCGCTGCGCCGCACCGCAGACCACGTCGACGACGACGTCCAGGCCTACCGCCGCGACCGCGCCATCGAACCCGTCTGGCGCACCCGCGAAGCGGTGGTGGCCTGCATCGGCTCCGATGCCGACGCCGACTACGTGATCCGCAGCGCCCATCGGCTCAGCCAGCAGCTGGAATGCGACCTGCACGTCGTCACCATCGACGCGCCGCGCGCCGCGCCGCCGCCGCAGGCCGAGCAGGAACGGCTGCAACGCAGCCTGGCCCTGGCCGATTCGCTCGGCGCGCGCTGCGAAACCCTGGCTGGCGGCGACATGGTCGACGCGGTGGTGCGCTACGTGCGCCGCCACAACATCACCAAGGCCATCATCGGCCGCACCCGCGCCAGCGGCCTGCAGCGCCTGCGCCTGTCGCTGTCGGCGCTGCTGACGGCGGCCATCAGCCCGGGCTGGCTGTGGCGCCGCCACAGTTTTGCCGACATGCTGGCCGCGGGCTGCCCCGAGATCGACATCATCCGCCTGGGCGCGCCGCCCTTGCCCGCCAGCAGCGCGCCCGGCCGCGATCCGCTGACGCTGGGCCGCCGCGGCCGCCAGGCGGCCGACGAACGAGGCCCGCTGGCGCTGGCCGGCTACGCCTGGGCGCTGTGCTATTGCGCGGTGGCCACCGCGCTGTCGGCGCTGGCCTTTCCGGCGCTGCACCAGACCAACATCGTCATGCTGTTCCTGCTGGCGGTGGTGGCGGTGGCGTTGCGCCATGGGCGCGGTCCGGCCGCCCTGGCCTCCATTGTCAGCGTGGGATTGTTCGATTTCTTCTTCGTGCAACCGCTGGCCTCCTTCGCGGTCTCGGACGTGCAGTACCTGCTGACCTTCGGCGTGCTGCTGGCCGTGGGCCTGCTGATCGGCCAGCTCACCGCCGGCCTGCGGCTGCAGGCGCAGGCCTCGGTCAAGCGCGAGGCCGACGCGCGCAGCCTGTATGAATTCGCGCGCGAGCTGTCCTCGGCGCTGCTGCCCGAGCAGATCGTCGCGTCCGCCGGCGCCTTCGTGCACGCCACCTTCGGCTCGCGCTGCGCGCTCTACATCCTGGGACTGGACGATCGCCTCAAGCTGGCCTCGCCCGCCGCCGCGGACATGCCGCCGCTGGAATCGGCGCTGGCCCAGTGGGTCTACGACCACGGCCAGCCGGCCGGCGCCGGCACCGCCACGCTGTCCAACAGCGACCTGCTGTACCTGCCGCTGAAGGCGCCGATGCGTACCCGTGGCGTGCTGGCGTTGGCGGCGCCGCGTCGCAGCCTGTTCTCGCAGCCCGACTCGCGCCGCCAGATCGAGGCCTACGCCACGCTCATCGCCATCGCCCTGGAACGATTGCACTACGTGGAAGTGGCGCAGCAGGCGCTGGTCAGCATGGAATCCGAAAAGCTGCGCAACTCGCTGCTGGCGGCGGTCTCGCACGACCTGCGCACCCCGCTCACCAGCCTGGTCGGCATGACCGACACGCTGATGCGGCGCCAGGACGCGCTGCCGGCCGACATCCAGGACACCATCCGCGCCATGCGCGACCAGGCCCAGCGCATGCACGCGCTGGTCGCCAACCTGCTGGACATGGCGCGGCTGCAGAGCCGCGACACGCCGCTGCGGCTGGAGTGGCAGTCGATCGAGGAACTGGTCGGCGCCTCGCTGGCCGCCATGCGCGAGCCGCTGGCATCGCATCGGATCTCGGTCGACAGCCTTTCCGGCCTGCCGCTGGTCGAATGCGACGGCGTGCTGATCGAGCGAGTGCTGTGCAACCTGCTGGAGAACGCCGCCAAGTACACCCCGGCCGGCAGCGCCATCCGCCTGCATGCCACGGCGCAGGACGGCGAGCTGCGTGTCGCGGTGTGCGACAACGGCCCCGGCGTGGCCCCCGGCGCCGAACGCCGCATCTTCGAGAAATTCACCCGCGGCGAACGCGAATCCGCCACGCCCGGCGTCGGCCTCGGCCTGGCCGTGTGCGAAGCCATCGTCAGCGCCCACCACGGCCGCATCTGGGTCGAACACGCGCCGGGCCAGTCCAGCGGCGCGCAGTTCGTCTTCACCCTGCCGTTGGGCACGCCGCCCCCGATCCAACCTGAAATCGCCTGA
- the kdpC gene encoding potassium-transporting ATPase subunit KdpC, with translation MKQALPLPRQGGILRPALVVFAALSLVTGLAYPFLTTGIAAAVFPHEASGSLIRQGDKVVGSEWIGQSFSAPQYFWGRPSATSPMPYNGANSGGSNLGPRNPALAEAIQARIAALKAADPDNPTPVPVDLVTASGSGLDPHISPAAAAYQAARVARARHLPREKVDALIAAHTSKPWLGVLGDPVVNVLKLNLALDQLAPVQ, from the coding sequence ATGAAACAAGCTCTTCCCCTGCCGCGCCAAGGCGGCATCCTGCGCCCCGCGCTGGTGGTCTTCGCCGCCCTGTCCCTGGTGACCGGCCTGGCCTATCCGTTCCTGACCACCGGCATCGCCGCCGCCGTGTTTCCTCACGAGGCCTCCGGCTCGCTGATCCGCCAGGGCGACAAGGTGGTCGGCTCGGAATGGATCGGCCAATCGTTCAGCGCGCCGCAGTACTTCTGGGGCCGGCCCTCGGCCACTTCGCCGATGCCGTACAACGGCGCCAACTCCGGCGGCTCGAACCTGGGCCCGCGCAATCCGGCGCTGGCCGAAGCGATCCAGGCGCGGATCGCCGCCCTCAAGGCGGCCGATCCCGACAACCCCACGCCGGTGCCGGTGGACCTGGTCACCGCCTCGGGCAGCGGCCTGGACCCGCACATCAGTCCGGCGGCCGCGGCCTACCAGGCCGCGCGCGTGGCCCGTGCCCGCCACCTGCCGCGGGAAAAGGTCGACGCCCTGATAGCAGCCCATACCAGCAAGCCCTGGCTGGGCGTGCTGGGCGACCCGGTCGTCAACGTGCTCAAGCTGAATCTGGCGCTGGACCAACTGGCGCCGGTGCAATGA
- the kdpB gene encoding potassium-transporting ATPase subunit KdpB, with the protein MAKIDMPTQGAGGGAARAPSAAPHERTFGMWSGALVGPAVVDSLRKLSPAAQLKNPVMFVVYVGSILTTILWIMALRGQAEAPAGFILAITVWLWFTVLFANFAEALAEGRGKQQAATLRGLRTTIDARLLKGFRDEDAATADPARWRERAVKQASGLLRRNDVVLVQAGETIPGDGQVIAGVASVDESAITGESAPVIRESGGDFSSVTGGTRVLSDWIFVRIAADPGESFLDRMIAMVEGAKRQKTPNELALTILLVGLTVVFLLVVATLMPFSIYSVSAAGGGTAVTVTVLVALLVCLIPTTIGGLLSAIGVAGMSRMMGANVIATSGRAVEAAGDVDVLLLDKTGTITFGNRQASTFLPAPGVSPRELADAARLASLADETPEGRSIVALADKAIHAPAVRAPDAEYVPFTAQTRMSGVNLKDRVIRKGAVDAVRAWLAAQDATVPEQVLRLAEDAARRGSTPLMVSDGNRALGVVELKDIVKPDIQSRFAELRRMGIKTVMITGDNKLTAASIAAEAGVDDFLAEATPEAKLKLIRAYQGEGRLVAMTGDGTNDAPALAQADVAVAMNSGTQAAKEAGNMVDLDSNPTKLIEIVEIGKQMLMTRGALTTFSIANDVAKYFAIIPAAFATVYPQLNLLNIMGLATPASAILSAVIFNALIIIVLIPLALKGVRYRPLGASVLLRRNLLIYGLGGLLVPFAGIKLIDMVLAALGWV; encoded by the coding sequence ATGGCCAAGATTGATATGCCAACCCAAGGCGCCGGCGGCGGCGCCGCCCGCGCGCCCTCGGCCGCGCCGCACGAACGCACGTTCGGCATGTGGTCCGGCGCGCTGGTCGGCCCCGCCGTGGTCGACAGCCTGCGCAAGCTCTCGCCCGCGGCGCAGCTCAAGAACCCCGTGATGTTCGTGGTCTACGTGGGCAGCATCCTGACCACCATCCTGTGGATCATGGCGCTGCGCGGCCAGGCCGAGGCGCCGGCGGGCTTCATCCTCGCGATCACGGTATGGTTGTGGTTCACGGTCCTGTTCGCCAATTTCGCCGAAGCGCTGGCCGAAGGCCGCGGCAAGCAACAGGCCGCCACGCTGCGCGGCCTGCGCACCACCATCGACGCGCGCCTGCTCAAGGGCTTTCGCGACGAAGACGCGGCCACCGCCGACCCGGCGCGCTGGCGCGAACGGGCCGTCAAGCAGGCGTCCGGCCTGCTGCGCCGCAATGACGTGGTGCTGGTGCAAGCCGGCGAGACCATTCCCGGCGACGGCCAGGTCATCGCCGGCGTGGCCTCGGTGGACGAAAGCGCCATCACCGGCGAATCGGCGCCCGTCATCCGCGAATCCGGCGGCGACTTCTCCTCGGTCACCGGCGGCACGCGAGTGCTGTCCGACTGGATCTTCGTGCGCATCGCCGCCGATCCGGGCGAGAGCTTCCTGGACCGCATGATCGCCATGGTCGAAGGCGCCAAGCGCCAGAAGACGCCCAACGAACTGGCGTTGACCATTCTGCTGGTCGGCCTGACGGTGGTGTTCCTGCTGGTGGTGGCAACGCTCATGCCATTCTCGATCTACTCGGTCTCGGCCGCGGGCGGCGGCACCGCCGTCACGGTCACGGTGCTGGTGGCGCTGCTGGTGTGCCTGATCCCCACCACCATCGGCGGCCTGCTGTCGGCCATCGGCGTGGCGGGCATGAGCCGCATGATGGGCGCCAACGTCATCGCCACCTCGGGCCGCGCGGTGGAGGCCGCCGGCGACGTCGACGTGCTGCTGCTGGACAAGACCGGCACCATCACCTTCGGCAACCGCCAGGCCTCGACCTTCCTGCCCGCGCCCGGCGTGTCGCCGCGCGAACTCGCGGATGCGGCGCGCCTGGCCTCGCTGGCCGACGAAACGCCGGAAGGCCGCAGCATCGTGGCGCTGGCCGACAAGGCCATCCACGCCCCGGCCGTGCGCGCCCCGGACGCGGAATACGTGCCCTTCACCGCGCAGACCCGCATGAGCGGCGTCAACCTGAAGGATCGCGTCATCCGCAAGGGCGCGGTCGACGCGGTGCGCGCCTGGCTGGCCGCGCAGGATGCCACCGTGCCCGAGCAGGTGCTGCGCCTGGCCGAGGACGCGGCGCGCCGCGGCAGCACGCCGCTGATGGTCAGCGACGGCAACCGCGCGCTGGGCGTGGTCGAACTCAAGGACATCGTCAAGCCCGACATCCAGTCGCGCTTCGCCGAGCTGCGCCGCATGGGCATCAAGACGGTCATGATCACCGGCGACAACAAGCTCACCGCCGCGTCCATCGCCGCCGAAGCGGGTGTCGACGACTTCCTGGCCGAAGCCACGCCGGAAGCCAAGCTCAAGCTGATCCGCGCCTACCAGGGCGAAGGCCGCCTGGTGGCGATGACCGGCGACGGCACCAACGACGCGCCGGCGCTGGCGCAGGCCGACGTGGCGGTGGCGATGAACTCGGGCACGCAGGCCGCCAAGGAAGCCGGCAACATGGTGGACCTGGACTCCAACCCCACCAAGCTCATCGAGATCGTCGAGATCGGCAAGCAGATGCTGATGACGCGCGGCGCGCTCACCACCTTCAGCATCGCCAACGACGTGGCGAAGTACTTCGCCATCATCCCGGCCGCCTTCGCCACGGTGTATCCGCAGCTGAACCTGCTGAACATCATGGGCCTGGCCACGCCGGCCTCGGCCATCCTGTCGGCCGTCATCTTCAACGCGCTCATCATCATCGTGCTGATCCCGCTGGCGCTCAAGGGCGTGCGCTATCGGCCGCTGGGCGCCTCGGTCCTGCTGCGCCGCAATCTCCTCATCTACGGACTGGGCGGCCTGCTGGTGCCGTTCGCCGGCATCAAGCTGATCGACATGGTGCTGGCCGCTCTGGGCTGGGTCTGA
- the kdpA gene encoding potassium-transporting ATPase subunit KdpA, whose protein sequence is MTAEFVGLLVVYLAVLLAIAPFLGRYIRIAMENGQSRLTAWGRPLERGIYRLAGIDPQAEMGWKRYALAVLAFNILGIVAVYALQRLQGLLPLNPAGMGAVSPDSSLNTAISFVANTNWQGYGGESTMSYLTQMLALTVQNFVSAATGIAVLFALIRGLARHCSATLGNFWADMVRCTLYVLLPLSLVLALALVSQGVLQNFNDYQEVQTVEALHYDQPRVDAQGQPVLDAKGQPVTDPAITRTQTLAMGPVASQEAIKMLGTNGGGFFNANSAHPFENPTALSNFLEMLAILVIPAALCFSFGEMVGSRRQGIAILAAMTLLFAVFALSAAYFEQQPNPMAAQAGADSAMSVLSPGGNMEGKETRFGIAATSLFATVTTAASCGAVNGMHDSLNAMGGLTPMLLMQLGEVVYGGVGSGLYGMLAFAILGVFIAGLMIGRTPEYLGKKIEAYDMKMVSIVILATPLLVLGGTALAVSATAGQAGVLNPGIHGFSEVLYALSSAANNNGSAFAGLSANTPFYNVLLGTAMWFGRFAVIVAVLAMAGSLGAKRRLPAGPGSMPTTGPLFVVLLIGAVLLVGALTYVPALALGPVAEHLQP, encoded by the coding sequence ATGACTGCCGAATTCGTCGGACTGCTGGTCGTGTACCTGGCGGTCCTGCTCGCGATCGCGCCCTTTCTCGGGCGCTACATCCGCATCGCCATGGAAAACGGGCAATCCCGGCTGACCGCCTGGGGCCGCCCGCTGGAACGCGGCATCTATCGGCTGGCGGGCATCGACCCGCAGGCCGAAATGGGCTGGAAGCGCTACGCGCTGGCGGTGCTGGCCTTCAACATCCTGGGCATCGTGGCGGTCTATGCGCTGCAACGCCTGCAGGGCCTGCTGCCGCTGAACCCGGCCGGCATGGGCGCCGTCTCGCCCGACTCATCGCTCAACACCGCCATCAGCTTCGTGGCCAACACCAACTGGCAAGGCTACGGTGGCGAATCGACCATGAGCTACCTGACGCAGATGTTGGCGCTGACGGTGCAGAACTTCGTCTCGGCCGCCACCGGCATCGCGGTGCTGTTCGCGCTGATCCGCGGACTGGCGCGCCACTGTTCGGCCACGCTGGGCAACTTCTGGGCCGACATGGTGCGCTGCACGCTGTACGTGCTGCTGCCGCTGTCGCTGGTGCTGGCCCTGGCGCTGGTGAGCCAGGGCGTGCTGCAGAACTTCAACGACTACCAGGAAGTGCAGACGGTCGAAGCCCTGCACTATGACCAGCCGCGCGTCGACGCCCAGGGCCAGCCGGTGCTGGACGCCAAGGGCCAGCCCGTGACCGACCCGGCAATCACCCGCACGCAGACGCTGGCCATGGGCCCGGTCGCCTCGCAGGAGGCAATCAAGATGCTGGGCACCAACGGCGGCGGCTTCTTCAACGCCAACTCGGCCCATCCATTCGAGAACCCGACCGCGCTGTCGAACTTCCTGGAAATGCTGGCGATCCTGGTGATCCCGGCGGCGCTGTGCTTCAGCTTCGGTGAAATGGTGGGCAGCCGGCGCCAGGGCATCGCCATCCTCGCGGCCATGACGCTGCTGTTCGCCGTGTTCGCGCTGAGCGCCGCCTATTTCGAGCAACAGCCCAACCCGATGGCCGCGCAGGCCGGGGCCGACAGCGCCATGAGCGTGCTTTCGCCGGGCGGCAACATGGAAGGCAAGGAAACCCGCTTCGGCATCGCCGCCACCTCGCTGTTCGCCACCGTCACCACGGCGGCGTCGTGCGGAGCGGTCAACGGCATGCACGATTCGCTCAACGCCATGGGCGGCCTGACGCCGATGCTGCTGATGCAATTGGGCGAGGTGGTCTACGGCGGGGTCGGCTCCGGCCTGTACGGCATGCTGGCCTTCGCCATCCTCGGCGTCTTCATCGCCGGACTGATGATCGGCCGCACGCCCGAGTACCTGGGCAAGAAGATCGAGGCCTACGACATGAAGATGGTCTCGATCGTGATCCTGGCGACGCCGCTGCTGGTGCTGGGCGGCACCGCGCTGGCGGTCTCGGCGACGGCCGGCCAGGCTGGCGTGCTGAACCCCGGCATCCACGGCTTCTCCGAGGTCCTGTACGCCCTGTCCTCGGCCGCCAACAACAACGGCAGCGCCTTCGCCGGCCTCTCGGCCAACACGCCCTTCTACAACGTGCTGCTGGGAACCGCGATGTGGTTCGGCCGCTTCGCCGTCATCGTTGCCGTGCTGGCGATGGCCGGCTCGCTGGGGGCCAAGCGCCGCCTGCCCGCCGGGCCCGGCAGCATGCCCACCACGGGCCCCCTCTTCGTCGTGCTGCTGATCGGCGCGGTGCTGCTGGTGGGCGCCCTGACTTATGTGCCCGCGCTGGCCCTGGGCCCGGTCGCGGAACACCTGCAACCCTGA
- the kdpF gene encoding K(+)-transporting ATPase subunit F: MSWLYWLSGLTAALLFVYLLVALFKPEKF; this comes from the coding sequence ATGAGCTGGCTCTACTGGCTGAGCGGCCTCACGGCCGCGCTGCTGTTCGTGTACCTGCTGGTCGCCCTGTTCAAACCGGAGAAGTTCTGA
- a CDS encoding DUF4212 domain-containing protein: protein MPESRVSPEPTPSRYWRRNVRLIALLALVWAALTFIPSYFARGLSFDFIGWPFSFWMAAYGAPLAYLIIICIYARIMNRADQRGEEAKENR from the coding sequence ATGCCGGAATCCCGCGTTTCCCCCGAGCCCACCCCGTCCCGCTATTGGCGTCGCAATGTGCGCCTGATCGCGCTGCTGGCGCTCGTCTGGGCAGCGCTGACGTTCATCCCCTCCTACTTTGCCCGAGGCCTGTCGTTCGATTTCATCGGCTGGCCGTTCTCGTTCTGGATGGCGGCCTACGGCGCCCCCTTGGCGTACCTCATCATCATCTGCATCTACGCCCGGATCATGAACCGCGCCGACCAACGCGGGGAAGAGGCCAAGGAGAACCGCTGA